One genomic window of Erinaceus europaeus chromosome 7, mEriEur2.1, whole genome shotgun sequence includes the following:
- the ZNF641 gene encoding zinc finger protein 641 isoform X3: MLSEQTAALETGWESMNAQLDGPEPQVGRRSQEERPWRTAPGPLEHLCCDLGEEPQSLQEKAPSAPWVPAVPQEGSTGDWEMAAALLAAGSQGLVTIKDVSLCFSQEEWRSLDPSQTDFYGEYVMQENCGIVVSLRFPIPKLDMLSQLEGGEEQWVPDTQDMEERDILKVTYTGDGSEHEGDTPELEAEPPRMLSSVSEETVLWNPEQDESWDALPRSSRGMFLGPPFLQEDSFSNLLCSTEMDSLLRPHTCPQCGKQFVWGSHLARHQQTHTGERPYSCLKCEKSFGRRHHLIRHQKTHLHDKPSRCSECGKNFRCNSHLASHQRVHTEGRPCRGQEGEECPGAQKQQRTPPVPKCHVCTECGKSFGRRHHLVRHWLTHTGEKPFQCPRCEKSFGRKHHLDRHLLTHQAQSPRSSWDRGTSVF; this comes from the exons ATGCTTTCAGAACAGACAGCTGCCctggagacaggatgggagtcaATGAATGCCCAGCTGGATGGACCAGAGCCCCAGGTGGGAAGGCGAAGTCAGGAAGAGAGGCCATGGAGAACAGCACCAGGGCCACTGGAACACCTGTgctgtgacctgggagaggaaCCACAGTCCCTTCAGGAGAAAG CTCCGTCGGCTCCCTGGGTTCCTGCTGTTCCCCAGGAGGGGAGCACCGGAGACTGGGAGATGGCAGCTGCGCTCCTTGCGGCCGGATCACAG GGCCTGGTAACCATCAAGGATGTGTCACTGTGCTTCTCTCAGGAGGAGTGGCGGAGCCTGGACCCTTCTCAGACAGACTTTTATGGAGAATATGTCATGCAGGAAAACTGTGGCATAGTGGTGTCTCTAA GGTTTCCAATTCCAAAACTGGACATGCTTTCTCAgctagaaggaggggaagaacaaTGGGTCCCAGACACCCAGGACATGGAAGAGAGGGACATCTTAAAGGTGACATATACAG GAGATGGAAGTGAGCACGAGGGAGACACCCCCGAATTAGAAGCAGAGCCTCCCAGAATGTTATCTAGTGTGTCCGAAGAGACTGTTCTCTGGAACCCAGAGCAGGATGAGAGCTGGGATGCTCTGCCCAGAAGCTCCAGAGGCATGTTCCTCGGTCCACCTTTTCTTCAGGAAGACAGCTTCTCCAACCTCCTGTGTAGCACAGAGATGGATTCCCTGTTAAGACCGCACACGTGTCCCCAGTGTGGAAAACAATTCGTGTGGGGCTCCCACCTCGCCAGGCACCAGCAAACGCACACGGGGGAGAGGCCCTACAGCTGCCTCAAGTGTGAGAAGAGCTTTGGGCGAAGGCACCACCTGATCCGACACCAGAAAACCCACCTGCACGACAAGCCCAGCAGATGCTCCGAGTGCGGCAAGAATTTCCGATGTAACTCCCAtctggccagccaccagagggtGCACACAGAGGGCAGGCCCTGCAGAGGCCAAGAGGGCGAAGAGTGCCCCGGGGCTCAGAAGCAGCAGCGCACCCCTCCAGTGCCAAAATGCCACGTGTGCACGGAGTGCGGGAAGAGCTTTGGCCGGCGCCACCACCTGGTGAGACACTGGCTGACCCACACCGGCGAGAAGCCCTTCCAGTGCCCACGCTGTGAAAAGAGCTTCGGCCGCAAACATCACTTGGACAGGCACCTGCTCACCCACCAGGCACAAAGTCCCCGCAGCAGCTGGGACCGAGGGACATCTGTCTTTTGA
- the ZNF641 gene encoding zinc finger protein 641 isoform X2, whose product MLSEQTAALETGWESMNAQLDGPEPQVGRRSQEERPWRTAPGPLEHLCCDLGEEPQSLQEKAAPSAPWVPAVPQEGSTGDWEMAAALLAAGSQGLVTIKDVSLCFSQEEWRSLDPSQTDFYGEYVMQENCGIVVSLRFPIPKLDMLSQLEGGEEQWVPDTQDMEERDILKVTYTGDGSEHEGDTPELEAEPPRMLSSVSEETVLWNPEQDESWDALPRSSRGMFLGPPFLQEDSFSNLLCSTEMDSLLRPHTCPQCGKQFVWGSHLARHQQTHTGERPYSCLKCEKSFGRRHHLIRHQKTHLHDKPSRCSECGKNFRCNSHLASHQRVHTEGRPCRGQEGEECPGAQKQQRTPPVPKCHVCTECGKSFGRRHHLVRHWLTHTGEKPFQCPRCEKSFGRKHHLDRHLLTHQAQSPRSSWDRGTSVF is encoded by the exons ATGCTTTCAGAACAGACAGCTGCCctggagacaggatgggagtcaATGAATGCCCAGCTGGATGGACCAGAGCCCCAGGTGGGAAGGCGAAGTCAGGAAGAGAGGCCATGGAGAACAGCACCAGGGCCACTGGAACACCTGTgctgtgacctgggagaggaaCCACAGTCCCTTCAGGAGAAAG CAGCTCCGTCGGCTCCCTGGGTTCCTGCTGTTCCCCAGGAGGGGAGCACCGGAGACTGGGAGATGGCAGCTGCGCTCCTTGCGGCCGGATCACAG GGCCTGGTAACCATCAAGGATGTGTCACTGTGCTTCTCTCAGGAGGAGTGGCGGAGCCTGGACCCTTCTCAGACAGACTTTTATGGAGAATATGTCATGCAGGAAAACTGTGGCATAGTGGTGTCTCTAA GGTTTCCAATTCCAAAACTGGACATGCTTTCTCAgctagaaggaggggaagaacaaTGGGTCCCAGACACCCAGGACATGGAAGAGAGGGACATCTTAAAGGTGACATATACAG GAGATGGAAGTGAGCACGAGGGAGACACCCCCGAATTAGAAGCAGAGCCTCCCAGAATGTTATCTAGTGTGTCCGAAGAGACTGTTCTCTGGAACCCAGAGCAGGATGAGAGCTGGGATGCTCTGCCCAGAAGCTCCAGAGGCATGTTCCTCGGTCCACCTTTTCTTCAGGAAGACAGCTTCTCCAACCTCCTGTGTAGCACAGAGATGGATTCCCTGTTAAGACCGCACACGTGTCCCCAGTGTGGAAAACAATTCGTGTGGGGCTCCCACCTCGCCAGGCACCAGCAAACGCACACGGGGGAGAGGCCCTACAGCTGCCTCAAGTGTGAGAAGAGCTTTGGGCGAAGGCACCACCTGATCCGACACCAGAAAACCCACCTGCACGACAAGCCCAGCAGATGCTCCGAGTGCGGCAAGAATTTCCGATGTAACTCCCAtctggccagccaccagagggtGCACACAGAGGGCAGGCCCTGCAGAGGCCAAGAGGGCGAAGAGTGCCCCGGGGCTCAGAAGCAGCAGCGCACCCCTCCAGTGCCAAAATGCCACGTGTGCACGGAGTGCGGGAAGAGCTTTGGCCGGCGCCACCACCTGGTGAGACACTGGCTGACCCACACCGGCGAGAAGCCCTTCCAGTGCCCACGCTGTGAAAAGAGCTTCGGCCGCAAACATCACTTGGACAGGCACCTGCTCACCCACCAGGCACAAAGTCCCCGCAGCAGCTGGGACCGAGGGACATCTGTCTTTTGA
- the ZNF641 gene encoding zinc finger protein 641 isoform X1, translating into MNAQLDGPEPQVGRRSQEERPWRTAPGPLEHLCCDLGEEPQSLQEKAAPSAPWVPAVPQEGSTGDWEMAAALLAAGSQGLVTIKDVSLCFSQEEWRSLDPSQTDFYGEYVMQENCGIVVSLRFPIPKLDMLSQLEGGEEQWVPDTQDMEERDILKVTYTGDGSEHEGDTPELEAEPPRMLSSVSEETVLWNPEQDESWDALPRSSRGMFLGPPFLQEDSFSNLLCSTEMDSLLRPHTCPQCGKQFVWGSHLARHQQTHTGERPYSCLKCEKSFGRRHHLIRHQKTHLHDKPSRCSECGKNFRCNSHLASHQRVHTEGRPCRGQEGEECPGAQKQQRTPPVPKCHVCTECGKSFGRRHHLVRHWLTHTGEKPFQCPRCEKSFGRKHHLDRHLLTHQAQSPRSSWDRGTSVF; encoded by the exons ATGAATGCCCAGCTGGATGGACCAGAGCCCCAGGTGGGAAGGCGAAGTCAGGAAGAGAGGCCATGGAGAACAGCACCAGGGCCACTGGAACACCTGTgctgtgacctgggagaggaaCCACAGTCCCTTCAGGAGAAAG CAGCTCCGTCGGCTCCCTGGGTTCCTGCTGTTCCCCAGGAGGGGAGCACCGGAGACTGGGAGATGGCAGCTGCGCTCCTTGCGGCCGGATCACAG GGCCTGGTAACCATCAAGGATGTGTCACTGTGCTTCTCTCAGGAGGAGTGGCGGAGCCTGGACCCTTCTCAGACAGACTTTTATGGAGAATATGTCATGCAGGAAAACTGTGGCATAGTGGTGTCTCTAA GGTTTCCAATTCCAAAACTGGACATGCTTTCTCAgctagaaggaggggaagaacaaTGGGTCCCAGACACCCAGGACATGGAAGAGAGGGACATCTTAAAGGTGACATATACAG GAGATGGAAGTGAGCACGAGGGAGACACCCCCGAATTAGAAGCAGAGCCTCCCAGAATGTTATCTAGTGTGTCCGAAGAGACTGTTCTCTGGAACCCAGAGCAGGATGAGAGCTGGGATGCTCTGCCCAGAAGCTCCAGAGGCATGTTCCTCGGTCCACCTTTTCTTCAGGAAGACAGCTTCTCCAACCTCCTGTGTAGCACAGAGATGGATTCCCTGTTAAGACCGCACACGTGTCCCCAGTGTGGAAAACAATTCGTGTGGGGCTCCCACCTCGCCAGGCACCAGCAAACGCACACGGGGGAGAGGCCCTACAGCTGCCTCAAGTGTGAGAAGAGCTTTGGGCGAAGGCACCACCTGATCCGACACCAGAAAACCCACCTGCACGACAAGCCCAGCAGATGCTCCGAGTGCGGCAAGAATTTCCGATGTAACTCCCAtctggccagccaccagagggtGCACACAGAGGGCAGGCCCTGCAGAGGCCAAGAGGGCGAAGAGTGCCCCGGGGCTCAGAAGCAGCAGCGCACCCCTCCAGTGCCAAAATGCCACGTGTGCACGGAGTGCGGGAAGAGCTTTGGCCGGCGCCACCACCTGGTGAGACACTGGCTGACCCACACCGGCGAGAAGCCCTTCCAGTGCCCACGCTGTGAAAAGAGCTTCGGCCGCAAACATCACTTGGACAGGCACCTGCTCACCCACCAGGCACAAAGTCCCCGCAGCAGCTGGGACCGAGGGACATCTGTCTTTTGA
- the LOC103107463 gene encoding testis-specific H1 histone — MAMAMAMAMAMAEAMAEAGAAESRSECKGAEAKCQPPAERTPAGPQRRRPRSVLRVSELLLRAISAHKGLTLATLKRELGNAGYRVRRRYCSRSGEPRADSKGALLRVSGTGGGAAGYFRVWKVPKPKKKPCRRRPQEGARTARRTSPGSRGGARKGPGGRKAARKAREVWRPAKTSARTKARASASASTRKGRQRAKDPVRPRTRGGGSRAKADEGRGRTTKDNRSRAKPKKPSMKAREEKKHEPEKPAKRTIQKPASVKNDSPSAGQGKTPDPSPARSKASTKTTKSQGPRSQ; from the coding sequence ATGGCGATGGCGATGGCGATGGCGATGGCGATGGCGGAGGCGATGGCGGAGGCGGGGGCGGCGGAGAGCCGCAGCGAATGCAAAGGCGCCGAAGCCAAATGCCAGCCGCCCGCGGAGAGGACCCCGGCCGGGCCGCAGCGGCGGAGGCCGCGCTCGGTGCTGCGAGTGTCCGAGCTGCTGCTCCGCGCCATCTCCGCGCACAAGGGGCTGACCCTGGCCACGCTCAAGAGGGAGCTGGGCAATGCGGGCTACCGGGTGCGCCGGCGCTACTGCAGCCGCTCGGGCGAGCCGCGGGCCGACAGTAAGGGCGCCCTCCTCCGGGTCAGCGGCACTGGCGGCGGCGCTGCGGGCTACTTCAGGGTCTGGAAGGTCCCCAAGCCCAAGAAGAAGCCCTGCCGCCGCCGGCCGCAGGAGGGCGCGCGCACGGCCAGGAGGACTTCCCCGGGCTCCCGGGGGGGCGCACGGAAGGGTCCCGGGGGGCGCAAGGCGGCCCGCAAGGCCCGGGAAGTGTGGAGACCCGCCAAGACCAGTGCCAGGACCAAGGCCAGGGCCAGCGCCAGCGCCAGTACCAGGAAGGGCAGGCAGAGAGCCAAGGACCCGGTGCGTCCTAGAACCAGGGGAGGAGGAAGCAGGGCCAAGGCGGACGAGGGGCGAGGGCGGACCACCAAGGACAACAGGTCCCGGGCCAAGCCCAAGAAGCCCAGCATGAAGGCCAGGGAGGAGAAGAAACACGAGCCGGAGAAGCCGGCTAAAAGGACCATCCAGAagccagcctctgtgaagaacgACAGTCCTTCTGCCGGGCAGGGCAAGACCCCAGACCCGAGCCCCGCTCGCTCCAAGGCTTCCACAAAGACCACTAAGTCGCAGGGTCCTCGCAGTCAGTGA